From the genome of Spirosomataceae bacterium TFI 002, one region includes:
- a CDS encoding predicted D-glycerate permease, with translation MLIVLLLLSVIIIVLLTTKLDVHPFLALLAAALFFALASEMDLETIVDSVNTGFGVTLGKIGLVIILGVIIGKFLENTGAAYKLANVVLKIIGEKNVHAAMGIIGYIVSIPVFADSGFIILNPLNKSLSKKAKVSLAGTAVALILGLMLTHVMVPPTPGPIAAAGILKADIGLVMLVGLVVSALSLVVAIIYAQKYVSKTWIDPNPELSQEQVDEKVKNSPSAFKSFLPILVPIVLIIGKSIVEYNAGEGSKSSFEQIIGFIGSPTIALLIGALLAFLLPKKFERKMLSTTGWVGEALLESSNILLITGAGGIFGTILQKSDIADSLTSMLSGANLGIWLPFILTAAIKSAQGSSTVALITAASIMAPLLHTMGFETEMQKALMVVAIGAGAAVVPHVNDSGFWVVTQLTGMDINTGLRLYTKGAFICGTFAAFVVYIWSLFV, from the coding sequence ATGCTTATTGTACTACTGCTACTTAGTGTTATCATAATCGTACTGCTAACAACTAAACTAGATGTCCATCCTTTCTTGGCATTGCTTGCTGCAGCCTTATTTTTCGCACTTGCAAGTGAAATGGACTTAGAAACAATTGTAGATTCTGTTAACACTGGCTTTGGCGTAACATTAGGTAAAATTGGCTTGGTAATTATTCTCGGTGTTATCATTGGGAAGTTTCTCGAAAACACCGGTGCAGCCTACAAGCTTGCCAATGTTGTACTCAAGATTATTGGAGAAAAAAATGTCCATGCAGCCATGGGGATTATAGGTTATATCGTTTCTATTCCTGTTTTCGCAGATAGTGGTTTCATAATTTTAAACCCATTAAATAAAAGCCTTTCCAAAAAAGCAAAGGTGTCACTCGCAGGAACTGCTGTTGCACTTATCCTAGGACTTATGCTTACTCATGTAATGGTTCCTCCTACGCCAGGACCAATTGCTGCGGCTGGTATTCTAAAAGCTGATATTGGTCTAGTAATGCTTGTAGGTCTTGTTGTGAGTGCACTCAGCCTTGTTGTTGCCATTATATATGCTCAAAAATATGTTTCCAAAACTTGGATTGACCCAAATCCAGAATTAAGCCAAGAACAGGTTGACGAAAAAGTAAAAAACTCACCTTCTGCATTTAAATCTTTCTTACCAATACTTGTTCCCATTGTACTCATCATCGGTAAATCGATAGTAGAATATAATGCAGGTGAAGGTTCAAAATCATCTTTTGAGCAAATAATTGGATTTATTGGCTCTCCTACAATTGCCTTATTAATAGGAGCTTTATTGGCATTTCTTTTGCCCAAAAAGTTCGAAAGAAAAATGCTGAGTACTACCGGCTGGGTGGGCGAAGCTTTACTAGAATCAAGCAACATACTTTTGATTACAGGTGCTGGTGGAATCTTTGGAACAATTTTACAAAAATCAGACATTGCGGATAGCTTAACAAGCATGCTTTCTGGTGCAAATCTTGGAATTTGGCTGCCATTTATACTTACTGCAGCCATCAAGTCTGCTCAAGGTTCTTCCACCGTAGCTTTGATCACCGCAGCATCCATTATGGCTCCACTTTTACACACTATGGGTTTTGAAACCGAGATGCAAAAAGCCCTTATGGTTGTTGCTATTGGTGCTGGAGCCGCAGTAGTCCCTCACGTAAATGATAGTGGTTTCTGGGTGGTAACTCAACTTACTGGGATGGATATAAATACGGGACTTAGACTTTATACCAAAGGAGCATTCATTTGTGGTACTTTCGCTGCATTTGTGGTTTATATTTGGTCTTTGTTTGTATAA
- a CDS encoding aldose 1-epimerase: MKNILYIVLFAVVLSACGTNEKKTEMINSNSKSSFGQMPDGTAVDLYSLKNSQGMVVDISTLGGTIVSWTAPDKNGNYDDITLGMDSLQGYLDGVPFFGALVGRYGNRIANGKFSLNGEEYNLATNNGVNALHGGLKGFDKKVWQVSDFEENKAQLTLHLTSPDGDEGYPGELKVKVVYTLNDDNSLKIDYEATTDKATVVNLTNHAYFNLAGLGGSIVDHEVMIAADKFLPVDKGLIPTGELADVAGTPMDFTSFHKISERINDTTFDQIALGGGYDHCWVFTDNSSDMKLVAQVKEATSGRIMEVYTTEPAVQFYTGNFLTGSAIGKNGKVYGKRTGFCLETQHFPNSPNQANFPSTVLNPGETYSSSTMYKFSAE, translated from the coding sequence ATGAAAAATATATTATACATAGTTCTTTTTGCAGTCGTATTGTCGGCATGTGGGACGAACGAGAAAAAAACCGAAATGATTAATTCTAATTCAAAATCAAGTTTTGGCCAAATGCCAGACGGAACAGCTGTAGATTTATATTCTTTGAAAAATTCGCAAGGTATGGTTGTTGACATCTCTACGCTAGGTGGCACTATTGTATCTTGGACAGCTCCCGACAAAAACGGAAATTACGACGACATCACATTAGGAATGGATTCGTTACAAGGCTATTTAGATGGTGTTCCATTTTTTGGTGCCTTAGTTGGTCGCTATGGAAATAGAATTGCAAATGGTAAATTCTCATTGAATGGCGAAGAGTACAATTTAGCCACTAATAATGGTGTGAATGCTCTACACGGTGGGCTAAAAGGCTTTGATAAAAAAGTTTGGCAAGTATCTGATTTTGAAGAAAATAAAGCTCAGTTAACTTTGCACTTGACTTCGCCAGATGGTGATGAAGGATATCCTGGAGAATTAAAAGTGAAGGTCGTATATACATTAAATGACGACAATAGTTTAAAAATAGATTACGAGGCAACTACAGATAAGGCTACGGTCGTAAATCTAACCAACCATGCCTATTTCAATTTGGCTGGTCTTGGAGGTTCTATAGTAGATCATGAAGTAATGATAGCTGCTGATAAGTTTTTACCCGTAGATAAAGGTTTAATTCCTACAGGAGAACTTGCTGATGTAGCTGGAACTCCTATGGATTTCACGAGCTTCCATAAAATATCCGAAAGAATAAATGATACTACTTTTGATCAAATCGCCTTAGGAGGTGGTTACGATCATTGTTGGGTTTTTACGGATAATTCAAGCGATATGAAATTGGTTGCTCAAGTAAAAGAGGCTACATCAGGACGTATAATGGAAGTTTATACAACCGAACCAGCAGTTCAGTTTTATACAGGAAACTTCCTTACAGGTTCGGCAATAGGTAAAAATGGGAAAGTATACGGAAAAAGAACAGGTTTCTGTTTAGAGACTCAGCATTTCCCTAACTCACCTAACCAAGCGAATTTCCCTTCAACAGTTTTAAACCCTGGCGAAACTTATAGTTCAAGTACGATGTACAAGTTTTCAGCGGAGTAA
- a CDS encoding Outer membrane receptor proteins, mostly Fe transport — translation MNFLKFSILFRNRLRIVPISFFICMIFFPYMNNIKLSLLSLFVFLTLSVSAQKLLVTGKVMEQESNKPLSFSTIRIFDLEDKLLNGNLSNELGEFSIEIPSLEFYLEVDYIGYQTIKTEVYRVAKDAKRFSVGELKMNLGSNSLDEVTVTAEKSQMEFTLDKRVFNVGKDLSSLGGNAADILVNIPSVTVDPDGAVKLRGSGNVRILIDGQPSGLVSFKGGAGLKQLQASMIDRVEVITNPSARYEAEGMAGIINIILKKDRKTGFNGSYEVVLGLPANYGLAANINYRQKKINFFVNYALSFTNTPSWASTFQNRTVGEELYILRQRDEGAVTGLNNNIRGGLDYFFNENSILTASYLFSRSDGGRTVDLVYEDFLGSLSNPTAVSTRSQVEDEIEPISEYVLNYKRTFEKEGHVLSAQFRFLDHWENSDQVFTENFFGVDGKTVLRRPSVQKSINDEFEKQYLFQLDYTQPFAKKGKFEAGVRSSFRDMVNDYEVTDEQENGTFVPLPEFVNYFVYDENIHAAYGILGNEGTKVSYQVGARLEWTDVQTELRDTKEVNPRNYMNLFPSAHLSYHLGKENSLQLSYSKRVRRPVYNDLSPFMTFRDSRNFFSGNPDLNPEFSDVVELGHLKYFEKASISSAIYYRNTVGLIDRIRTLNEVGFATTRPENLNSEKAIGGDITADFKPYKWWKMDWNLNVFNAKIDGSNIQEDYKAQTTTWFTRYNSRFTLKNGLDIQLRLNYDAPRLAAQGSRKAIAYADLAASKEILKGGGRLNLSVSDIFNSRISRYTNFGSGFVTDGESQGRLRQVNLTFNYKFNQDKKQ, via the coding sequence ATGAATTTTCTAAAGTTTAGCATTCTTTTTAGAAATCGGTTGAGGATTGTACCTATTTCTTTTTTCATTTGTATGATTTTTTTCCCCTATATGAATAACATTAAACTCAGTCTATTATCCTTATTTGTTTTCTTGACTCTCTCCGTTTCAGCACAAAAACTTCTTGTAACAGGGAAAGTGATGGAACAAGAGAGCAACAAGCCCTTGTCATTCTCTACCATTAGAATTTTTGATTTAGAAGACAAACTATTGAACGGAAACCTAAGCAATGAGCTTGGTGAGTTCAGTATAGAAATACCTTCATTGGAGTTTTATTTGGAGGTTGATTATATTGGTTACCAGACTATCAAAACAGAAGTTTATCGCGTTGCCAAAGATGCCAAAAGGTTTTCGGTAGGTGAACTCAAAATGAATCTTGGCAGCAATTCACTTGATGAGGTTACTGTCACAGCAGAAAAAAGCCAAATGGAATTTACGTTGGATAAAAGAGTTTTTAATGTAGGGAAAGACCTCTCTAGTTTGGGAGGTAATGCAGCAGATATCCTTGTAAATATTCCATCCGTTACGGTTGACCCAGATGGAGCTGTCAAATTAAGAGGAAGTGGAAACGTTAGGATTTTGATTGATGGTCAACCCTCTGGACTTGTGAGTTTTAAGGGTGGTGCAGGACTTAAGCAATTGCAAGCAAGTATGATAGATAGGGTGGAAGTAATCACGAATCCATCTGCAAGATATGAAGCCGAGGGAATGGCTGGAATCATTAATATCATTCTCAAAAAAGATAGAAAAACAGGATTCAATGGCTCTTACGAAGTGGTTCTAGGACTGCCGGCTAATTATGGCTTAGCCGCAAATATCAATTACCGACAAAAAAAGATTAACTTTTTTGTGAATTATGCATTGTCGTTTACCAACACTCCAAGCTGGGCAAGTACTTTCCAGAATAGAACTGTGGGAGAAGAACTATACATTCTTCGTCAGCGAGATGAAGGTGCAGTTACTGGACTGAATAACAATATACGTGGAGGTTTAGATTATTTCTTTAACGAAAATAGTATCCTAACCGCTTCTTACCTTTTCAGTAGAAGTGACGGTGGGCGAACAGTCGATTTGGTTTATGAAGACTTTCTAGGTAGTCTTTCCAATCCTACGGCTGTAAGTACAAGAAGCCAAGTAGAAGACGAAATTGAACCAATCTCCGAATATGTATTGAACTACAAAAGAACTTTTGAGAAAGAGGGACATGTACTCTCGGCTCAATTTAGGTTTTTAGATCATTGGGAAAATTCGGATCAGGTCTTTACTGAGAACTTCTTTGGTGTTGACGGTAAGACTGTTTTACGAAGGCCTTCGGTTCAGAAATCGATCAATGATGAGTTTGAGAAACAGTATCTTTTCCAACTTGATTATACACAACCTTTTGCAAAAAAAGGAAAATTTGAGGCTGGAGTTCGAAGCAGTTTTAGAGACATGGTCAATGATTACGAAGTTACGGACGAACAGGAGAATGGTACCTTTGTTCCGTTACCAGAGTTTGTAAACTATTTCGTTTACGATGAAAACATCCATGCAGCTTACGGGATATTAGGAAATGAAGGAACCAAGGTTTCGTATCAAGTAGGGGCAAGATTGGAGTGGACAGATGTTCAAACAGAGTTACGTGATACCAAAGAGGTAAACCCACGAAATTACATGAATCTGTTCCCTAGTGCTCATTTGTCATACCATTTAGGAAAAGAGAACTCGCTGCAATTGTCTTACAGTAAACGTGTAAGGCGACCTGTATATAATGATTTAAGTCCTTTTATGACTTTCCGAGATAGTCGTAACTTCTTTAGTGGTAACCCTGACCTTAACCCTGAGTTTAGTGATGTTGTAGAACTTGGACATTTGAAATACTTTGAAAAAGCATCCATAAGTTCAGCGATTTATTACAGAAATACCGTAGGCCTAATCGACAGAATAAGAACACTAAACGAAGTTGGGTTTGCCACTACTAGACCTGAAAACTTGAATTCGGAAAAGGCGATTGGTGGAGATATTACTGCTGATTTTAAACCGTACAAGTGGTGGAAAATGGATTGGAACTTGAACGTATTCAATGCCAAAATAGATGGATCAAATATTCAAGAAGATTATAAAGCTCAAACCACCACTTGGTTTACTCGTTACAACTCAAGGTTTACTTTAAAAAATGGATTAGATATTCAGTTGAGATTAAATTACGACGCTCCTAGACTTGCCGCTCAAGGAAGTAGAAAAGCAATTGCTTATGCTGATTTAGCTGCTAGTAAAGAGATTTTAAAAGGAGGAGGTAGGCTAAATCTAAGTGTAAGTGATATTTTCAATTCTAGGATTTCAAGATACACTAACTTTGGGTCTGGATTCGTAACCGATGGAGAATCTCAGGGTAGATTGAGGCAAGTAAACTTGACTTTCAATTACAAGTTTAATCAAGACAAAAAACAATAG
- a CDS encoding solute:Na+ symporter, SSS family, with amino-acid sequence MEHTLETLDWVVIAGYFALLLGVAWWVVAQKQTDSEDYFLAGRNMGWFVVGASIFASNIGSEHVVGLAGSGAADKFPLLIYELHAWVVVLLGWLFLPFYVRSGVFTMPEFLEKRFDARARWFLSIFSLAAYVLTKVSVTLYAGGIVISTLLGVSFMTGALGTVILTGIYTVLGGMRAVVYTETLQAIVLVVGAACLTFLGLDAAGGWESVKDTVGPEYMNMWRSMDDKDYPWHWLVLSSTIVGIWYWCTDQVIVQRVLTAKNIKEGRRGSIFGAFLKLLPLFLFLIPGIIALVLKMRGELEWDTPDQAFPSLMMAILPAGLRGLVAAGLMAALMSSLASVFNSCSTLFTIDIYKKLKPEASEAKMVQVGRIATGVVVLLGVLWVPIIERLAGGTLYEYLQNVQSYIAPPITAVFLLGIFSSRINSRGALFTLFTGIIIAAIRLTLEVYKDSMEVGSMLHNFADMNFLKFSSFFFLYCVAATILVSLFSAAPDKSKIVGLTLSTVTPEQRKENNESFTLLDVFTSIFIVAIVAYVMISFAG; translated from the coding sequence ATGGAACATACTTTAGAAACCCTCGACTGGGTCGTAATCGCAGGCTATTTCGCACTTTTACTAGGTGTAGCTTGGTGGGTGGTAGCACAAAAACAAACTGATAGCGAAGATTACTTTCTAGCCGGGCGGAATATGGGTTGGTTTGTAGTTGGTGCATCTATATTTGCATCTAATATTGGATCAGAGCACGTTGTGGGTTTGGCCGGTTCAGGGGCTGCAGATAAGTTTCCTCTTTTAATTTATGAGCTACATGCTTGGGTAGTTGTACTTTTGGGATGGTTGTTTTTGCCCTTTTATGTAAGAAGTGGAGTTTTCACGATGCCCGAGTTTTTGGAGAAAAGGTTTGATGCTCGTGCAAGGTGGTTTTTGAGTATTTTTAGTTTAGCTGCGTATGTTTTAACCAAAGTTTCGGTGACATTATATGCCGGTGGAATTGTGATTTCTACGCTTTTGGGAGTTTCTTTCATGACAGGAGCTCTTGGAACGGTTATTCTTACTGGTATTTATACAGTTCTTGGTGGTATGAGGGCTGTGGTATATACAGAGACTCTTCAAGCCATAGTACTTGTAGTTGGTGCAGCTTGCCTTACCTTTTTGGGTTTGGATGCTGCTGGTGGATGGGAAAGTGTGAAAGACACTGTTGGTCCAGAGTATATGAATATGTGGAGGTCAATGGACGACAAGGATTATCCTTGGCACTGGTTGGTACTTTCATCAACCATCGTTGGGATTTGGTACTGGTGTACGGATCAAGTGATTGTACAAAGGGTGCTTACAGCTAAAAATATAAAAGAAGGGCGTAGAGGTAGTATTTTTGGGGCTTTTCTAAAGCTTTTACCTTTGTTTTTATTCCTTATTCCAGGTATAATAGCCCTTGTGTTGAAAATGAGAGGAGAGTTGGAATGGGACACTCCTGATCAAGCTTTTCCATCGTTGATGATGGCAATATTGCCAGCTGGATTACGTGGTTTAGTTGCGGCGGGTTTAATGGCCGCTTTAATGTCATCCTTGGCATCTGTATTTAATAGCTGTTCTACATTGTTTACCATTGATATCTATAAAAAATTAAAGCCAGAAGCTAGTGAAGCTAAAATGGTTCAAGTGGGAAGAATTGCCACCGGAGTAGTTGTATTATTAGGTGTGCTTTGGGTACCAATAATTGAAAGGCTTGCAGGCGGAACACTTTATGAATATTTACAAAATGTACAGTCATATATTGCCCCACCAATTACTGCAGTGTTTTTATTAGGAATATTTTCAAGTAGAATTAACTCTAGAGGTGCTTTGTTTACTTTATTTACAGGGATAATTATTGCTGCAATTCGACTAACACTGGAAGTATACAAGGATTCCATGGAGGTGGGAAGTATGCTTCATAATTTTGCCGATATGAATTTCTTAAAATTCTCTTCATTCTTTTTCTTGTATTGTGTAGCTGCAACCATTCTTGTGTCTTTATTTTCGGCAGCTCCAGACAAGTCGAAGATTGTAGGTCTTACATTGTCCACTGTTACGCCTGAGCAGCGAAAAGAAAACAATGAGAGTTTCACGCTTTTAGATGTGTTTACAAGTATATTTATTGTAGCCATTGTAGCATACGTAATGATTAGTTTTGCTGGATAA
- a CDS encoding Ligand-binding SRPBCC domain-containing protein, producing MELKIQTTVQRDHLYVWQNFNQTLFEKLSPPFPKAKLIQYDGNEVGCKVDIELDFLIFKNRWLSVITENGETKNGLYFRDQGEKLPFFLGKWSHKHIIEPYQNGQTIIKDEVSFEAPIPWLSFLLYPLIWGQFLWRIPIYKRTFSK from the coding sequence ATGGAGCTAAAAATTCAAACTACTGTTCAGCGAGACCACCTTTATGTATGGCAGAACTTTAATCAAACACTTTTCGAGAAGCTTTCTCCTCCATTTCCAAAGGCTAAACTCATCCAATATGACGGAAACGAAGTTGGATGTAAAGTAGATATTGAACTGGACTTCTTGATTTTTAAAAACCGATGGTTAAGTGTGATTACAGAAAATGGTGAAACTAAAAATGGCCTATACTTTAGAGATCAAGGGGAGAAGCTTCCTTTCTTTCTAGGCAAATGGAGTCATAAACATATCATAGAACCTTACCAAAATGGTCAAACAATCATCAAAGACGAGGTGAGTTTTGAAGCTCCAATACCTTGGCTAAGTTTTCTTTTATATCCACTCATATGGGGGCAATTCTTATGGAGAATCCCGATTTACAAGCGAACTTTTTCAAAGTAG
- a CDS encoding CRP/FNR family transcriptional regulator, anaerobic regulatory protein translates to MEFKPFDIACYNKLYERFSFLFEPELIDEICQSGKLKEFDIDACIVDIGDKIEFMPLVVSGSIKIMVEDKEGDELLLYYLEVGDTCAVTLNCCTHKAKSTIRAIAESKVEVLFVPAEKMEDWMVKYKSWRNYILESYNTRLNEMVGAIDNLVFNSMEDRIKKYLRDKAFVGKSSSLHITHNDIANDLHSSRVVISRLMKKLEKEGIIKQNRHKVEFLEFSK, encoded by the coding sequence ATGGAATTTAAACCCTTTGATATTGCCTGTTACAATAAACTGTATGAGCGTTTTTCGTTTCTTTTTGAGCCAGAATTGATCGATGAAATATGTCAATCTGGAAAACTCAAGGAATTTGATATCGATGCTTGCATAGTAGATATTGGCGATAAAATAGAGTTTATGCCATTAGTTGTTTCTGGCTCAATCAAAATAATGGTTGAGGACAAAGAAGGCGATGAATTGTTACTGTACTACTTAGAAGTGGGCGATACTTGTGCTGTGACACTTAACTGTTGTACACACAAAGCAAAATCTACTATACGTGCCATTGCAGAATCTAAAGTTGAGGTACTTTTTGTACCTGCCGAAAAAATGGAGGACTGGATGGTTAAATACAAGTCTTGGAGAAACTATATCCTTGAAAGCTATAATACTCGTCTAAACGAAATGGTTGGAGCAATTGATAATCTAGTTTTTAACAGCATGGAAGATAGGATCAAAAAATACCTTAGAGATAAGGCATTTGTAGGTAAATCCTCTTCACTTCATATCACACACAATGATATTGCAAATGACCTTCACTCCTCTAGAGTCGTAATTTCTAGGTTAATGAAAAAACTAGAAAAGGAAGGAATTATAAAGCAAAACCGCCACAAGGTTGAGTTTTTGGAGTTTTCGAAATAA
- a CDS encoding Uncharacterized conserved protein YkwD, contains CAP (CSP/antigen 5/PR1) domain, whose translation MNHILKMTLSLLSLSFFLTIFSCKTVTVDSANSAENKSALQLVNEIRTKGCKCGSKYFPPVNALVWNSTLEATALAHSKDMSQKNYFGHIDKRGNNAEGRLDIAGYKWMSYGENIFQSTDPAHTVVTAVQAWKDSPGHCENLMKDHFTEMAIGEYKGYWTQLLGSR comes from the coding sequence ATGAATCATATTTTGAAAATGACCTTATCACTTTTATCCTTATCTTTTTTCCTTACAATATTCTCTTGTAAAACGGTGACGGTGGATTCTGCTAATTCAGCTGAAAATAAATCAGCCTTACAGCTTGTCAATGAAATAAGGACAAAAGGATGTAAGTGCGGAAGCAAGTATTTTCCACCTGTAAACGCCTTGGTATGGAATTCGACACTTGAGGCTACTGCATTGGCACACAGTAAGGACATGTCACAAAAGAACTACTTTGGACATATTGATAAAAGAGGCAATAATGCCGAAGGTAGGTTAGATATAGCGGGGTATAAATGGATGAGTTATGGAGAGAATATCTTTCAATCTACCGATCCTGCACATACTGTTGTCACTGCTGTTCAGGCTTGGAAAGATAGTCCAGGGCATTGTGAAAACTTAATGAAGGACCACTTTACCGAAATGGCAATTGGCGAATACAAGGGGTATTGGACACAGTTGCTAGGTTCTCGTTAA
- a CDS encoding Predicted transcriptional regulator has product MAHQKPTESELEILQFLWEQEEATVKEINDAQNLSKKVGYTTTLKIMQIMLEKGLLDRRESGRSHIYFPAIKKENTQKDLIERFVDTAFSGSAMSMVMSALGNHKASKEELKAIKELIHKLEKE; this is encoded by the coding sequence ATGGCACATCAAAAACCCACCGAAAGTGAATTAGAAATACTCCAGTTCTTATGGGAGCAGGAAGAAGCGACTGTTAAAGAAATTAATGACGCTCAAAACCTAAGTAAGAAAGTAGGATACACTACAACCTTAAAAATTATGCAAATAATGCTCGAAAAAGGTTTGTTGGATAGGAGGGAGAGTGGCCGATCACACATATATTTTCCCGCAATAAAGAAGGAGAATACACAAAAAGACCTCATAGAAAGATTTGTAGATACTGCATTTTCAGGCAGTGCCATGAGTATGGTCATGTCTGCATTGGGCAATCATAAGGCGAGCAAAGAAGAATTGAAAGCTATAAAAGAACTTATACACAAATTAGAAAAAGAATAA
- a CDS encoding Signal transducer regulating beta-lactamase production, contains metallopeptidase domain, whose amino-acid sequence MKKLQSILESPWAISFGETILHSFWQGAIILAVYWLLIKKWKEPQAKVNLGLYALFSQIVASAITLFLVFSARIEFASGELPMLEIATAEFSISQWIAANSPYLFAAWLIGFTFLSIKYSFSLIYVQWLKRSHQNSLSSKASTAWHDLTKKVSIEGFKIQIFESNKVTTAMVLGHLKPIILIPVAMVNYLSVEQLEVVLAHELAHIKRNDFLVNLFQTLVESIYFFHPIYWFIGNQIRENRELACDSLAADWTGNGVLLAKTLATIQLSQSQPEFAMAFGKKKMPTLNRIESLLGYQNKNQKSKFFALLLMCSMIMAFGFVPKPNQEVIEESIITEVQAPLIVNEIETVVSPLDTGIVSRTVEQTINKEEVSIKTDNYDVNIDEDGIVLNGKKVEMSASEKEEFKKKWKSFKKSQKEIEEMSKAIEKESSKIEAIHKDFAFEIDPSDDPNFKEYVAAIEKSGEEIGELATKMTNEIMKLDRSDKAYNKKSAEITQAYSQQMQTLQKVMEEHQPKLEKWQAQMEIKQKEFEKKMQAGPMKEIEAKLETQSRAIGKVANRMENEHNSLLDLLPNEVKNEIENGQHIHMNYPPSPPAPPAPAAVPKPTVAPQPQSIPKPATPPAPPRPIKD is encoded by the coding sequence ATGAAAAAGCTACAATCAATTTTGGAGAGCCCTTGGGCGATCAGTTTTGGAGAAACAATTCTTCATTCATTTTGGCAAGGTGCAATTATTCTCGCAGTCTATTGGCTATTGATCAAAAAGTGGAAAGAACCACAGGCAAAAGTTAATCTTGGCTTGTACGCACTTTTTAGTCAAATAGTGGCAAGTGCAATCACCTTATTTTTGGTTTTCTCAGCAAGAATAGAATTTGCAAGTGGGGAATTGCCAATGCTGGAAATTGCCACTGCCGAGTTTTCAATTTCTCAATGGATAGCTGCAAACTCTCCGTACTTATTTGCGGCTTGGCTTATTGGCTTCACATTTCTAAGTATTAAGTACTCATTTTCACTAATATATGTACAATGGCTAAAACGCTCACATCAAAATTCTTTAAGTAGCAAAGCTTCCACTGCGTGGCATGATTTGACAAAGAAGGTGTCTATTGAAGGTTTTAAAATTCAAATTTTTGAAAGCAATAAAGTTACTACTGCAATGGTGTTAGGTCATCTTAAGCCAATAATACTGATACCAGTCGCAATGGTGAATTACCTTTCGGTAGAGCAATTAGAAGTGGTTTTGGCACACGAACTCGCCCACATAAAAAGGAATGATTTTCTTGTAAACTTATTCCAAACGCTCGTTGAGTCGATCTACTTTTTTCACCCCATTTATTGGTTCATTGGGAATCAAATTCGCGAGAACCGAGAACTAGCTTGTGACAGCCTTGCCGCTGACTGGACAGGGAATGGAGTACTGTTGGCCAAAACTCTGGCGACAATTCAGTTATCTCAGTCGCAACCAGAATTTGCAATGGCATTTGGTAAAAAGAAAATGCCTACGCTGAATAGAATAGAGAGCCTTTTGGGATACCAAAATAAAAACCAGAAAAGTAAGTTTTTTGCTTTGCTGCTCATGTGTAGTATGATTATGGCCTTTGGGTTTGTACCAAAACCTAATCAAGAAGTAATAGAAGAAAGTATTATTACTGAAGTTCAGGCACCATTGATAGTTAACGAGATTGAAACCGTTGTTTCTCCATTGGACACTGGAATTGTAAGTAGGACAGTAGAACAGACTATAAACAAGGAAGAAGTTAGTATCAAAACTGATAACTATGATGTTAATATAGATGAGGATGGTATTGTTTTGAATGGCAAAAAGGTGGAAATGAGTGCAAGTGAAAAAGAAGAATTTAAAAAGAAGTGGAAGAGCTTTAAAAAGAGCCAAAAAGAAATAGAAGAGATGAGTAAGGCTATAGAAAAGGAATCTTCCAAGATAGAAGCAATTCATAAGGATTTCGCTTTTGAAATAGATCCTAGCGATGACCCTAACTTTAAAGAATACGTAGCCGCAATAGAAAAAAGCGGAGAAGAGATTGGTGAATTGGCTACAAAAATGACAAATGAAATAATGAAGCTTGATCGTAGCGATAAAGCGTATAATAAAAAGTCGGCTGAAATAACTCAAGCTTACAGCCAGCAAATGCAAACCCTACAAAAAGTGATGGAAGAGCATCAGCCTAAGTTGGAAAAATGGCAGGCCCAAATGGAAATCAAGCAGAAAGAATTTGAGAAAAAAATGCAAGCAGGACCCATGAAGGAAATTGAGGCAAAGTTAGAGACGCAATCAAGAGCAATAGGTAAAGTTGCAAATAGGATGGAAAACGAGCACAATAGTTTGTTAGATTTACTACCAAACGAAGTAAAGAATGAAATAGAGAATGGTCAGCATATTCATATGAACTATCCGCCTTCTCCTCCAGCTCCACCTGCTCCTGCCGCAGTTCCGAAACCAACAGTTGCACCGCAGCCTCAATCGATTCCAAAACCGGCAACACCACCAGCACCGCCAAGGCCTATAAAAGACTAA